In Nicotiana tabacum cultivar K326 chromosome 17, ASM71507v2, whole genome shotgun sequence, one DNA window encodes the following:
- the LOC142171461 gene encoding uncharacterized protein LOC142171461, with translation MGETPFSLVYGSEDLIAVENREPSTRFTLATEESNDEEFRTNLDLLKQRREAALIRMVAQKQIIERYYNRKAHLRYFKIGDFILKKVFQSMKTTGEGKLNPNWDGPYKVRGIAGKGSYELETMDGKVLPSSWNVVHLKKYYF, from the coding sequence ATGGGAGAAACTCCATTTTCGCTTGTGTACGGTTCAGAAGATTTAATCGCAGTTGAAAATAGAGAACCAAGCACGAGATTCACATTGGCAACGGAAGAGTCGAACGACGAGGAATTCAGAACAAACTTGGACTTACTCAAACAAAGAAGAGAAGCAGCTTTAATACGGATGGTGGCACAAAAGCAAatcatagaacgatactacaatagAAAGGCTCACCTCAGgtacttcaaaattggggacttcatTCTTAAAAAGGTTTTCCAATCAATGAAAACAACCGGAGAAGGAAAGTTAAATCCAAATTGGGATGGACCCTATAAAGTTCGAGGTATCGCTGGGAAAGGTTCCTACGAGTTAGAAACCATGGATGGCAAGGTTTTACCCTCGagttggaatgttgttcatttaaAGAAATACTATTTCTGA